The Bacillus sp. (in: firmicutes) genome has a segment encoding these proteins:
- a CDS encoding IS1182 family transposase → MSNQMITTENYNTQLTLLPETEEKKPSKRQLAPTFKPYDNRQIQVIFDIEALIPEHHVARVVDEMVEAVPDEQLFSHYKGGGRSSYHPKMMLKIILYGYSQKVYSCRGIETLIKENIPAMWLAAMQQPDFRTINEFRGERMKALMDELFETMILKLIEEKYITMENYFLDGTKIEANANKYSFVWKQSTMKFEAALKEKIQETLQHIHELTQLEAGTGEKETEQSAEITEHHLEAVAKEIEEKVETLKEEIEKETDPKIRKEKRQERSKWKKPLKLIRENFLPRLATYKEQNEIFGDRNSYSKTDKDATFMRMKEDHMKNGQLKPGYNVQMGTENQFILFYTIHQRPTDTRCFIPHLEKLASTSLPMPETIIADAGYGSEENYVYAIGDEKEPRFDFLIPYGSYVQEQTRKYKKDIKNAKNWTYREQEDCFICPNGRKVTFKKYQNKKNPSGYEQSFKIYECEDCTDCPLKAQCTKAKGNRQVHWNTVFEEMKAKAKTALECEEKAAIYARRKVEVESVFGHIKGNRSFRRFSLRGLDKVHVEFGIVALAHNILKVAGIRQLLSEKNRKNTKASGEKR, encoded by the coding sequence AATTCAAGTGATTTTTGATATTGAAGCACTCATACCAGAACATCACGTCGCACGTGTAGTGGACGAAATGGTTGAGGCTGTACCAGATGAGCAATTGTTTTCTCATTATAAAGGTGGTGGCAGAAGTTCCTATCATCCCAAAATGATGCTTAAAATCATTCTGTATGGTTATTCCCAAAAGGTTTATTCCTGCCGAGGAATCGAAACTCTCATAAAAGAAAATATTCCTGCCATGTGGTTGGCAGCGATGCAACAACCAGATTTCCGCACGATCAATGAGTTCCGCGGAGAACGGATGAAAGCCTTGATGGATGAATTATTCGAAACTATGATTTTGAAATTGATTGAAGAAAAGTACATCACAATGGAAAACTACTTTTTGGATGGCACCAAGATTGAAGCCAATGCCAATAAGTATTCTTTCGTGTGGAAACAATCAACGATGAAATTTGAAGCAGCATTAAAAGAAAAAATTCAAGAAACCCTGCAACACATACATGAATTGACACAATTAGAAGCTGGAACGGGAGAAAAGGAAACCGAACAAAGTGCAGAGATCACCGAACATCATCTAGAGGCAGTGGCTAAGGAAATAGAAGAAAAAGTGGAAACCCTAAAAGAGGAAATTGAAAAGGAAACAGATCCAAAGATTCGTAAGGAGAAGCGCCAAGAACGCAGTAAATGGAAGAAACCTTTAAAGCTGATTCGGGAAAATTTCTTACCGCGACTAGCTACATACAAGGAACAGAACGAAATCTTTGGCGACCGTAACAGCTATTCCAAAACGGACAAAGACGCAACCTTTATGCGCATGAAGGAAGATCATATGAAAAACGGTCAGCTAAAGCCAGGGTATAACGTGCAAATGGGGACAGAGAATCAGTTTATCTTGTTTTATACCATTCATCAACGACCTACAGACACGCGTTGTTTTATCCCCCATTTGGAGAAACTGGCATCTACTTCTTTACCGATGCCCGAAACAATCATTGCGGATGCAGGATATGGAAGTGAAGAAAACTATGTATATGCGATTGGTGACGAGAAAGAGCCTCGATTTGATTTTCTCATTCCATATGGATCCTATGTACAAGAACAGACTCGCAAATACAAAAAAGACATCAAAAATGCGAAAAACTGGACCTACCGTGAGCAAGAGGATTGTTTTATTTGCCCGAATGGAAGGAAAGTGACGTTTAAAAAATACCAAAACAAAAAGAATCCGTCTGGCTATGAGCAAAGCTTCAAAATATACGAATGTGAAGATTGTACAGATTGCCCATTGAAAGCACAGTGCACGAAAGCGAAGGGGAATCGTCAAGTTCACTGGAATACCGTCTTCGAAGAAATGAAAGCGAAGGCAAAAACAGCCCTTGAATGTGAAGAGAAAGCCGCTATCTACGCTCGGCGCAAAGTCGAAGTAGAAAGTGTGTTCGGTCACATCAAGGGCAATCGGTCGTTCCGCAGATTTTCTTTGCGGGGTCTCGACAAGGTACATGTCGAGTTTGGGATTGTGGCATTAGCCCACAACATACTGAAAGTAGCAGGCATCCGCCAGCTACTTTCAGAGAAAAATCGAAAAAATACAAAAGCAAGTGGCGAAAAACG